The following coding sequences are from one Lycium ferocissimum isolate CSIRO_LF1 chromosome 3, AGI_CSIRO_Lferr_CH_V1, whole genome shotgun sequence window:
- the LOC132048691 gene encoding uncharacterized protein LOC132048691 yields MASNGNALGVAQPLIPVFKGESYEFWSICMKTLLRSQDLWDLVERGFVDLDEENRLQDNKKKDAKALVIIQQAIHDSVFSWIAVATTSKQGWSIVQKEFQGDSKVIVVRLQSLRRDFENLMMKSGESIADFLSRATTIVSQIRSYDEKVTDQTIVEKVLRSLTPKFDHVVTAIEESKDLSSFSFDELIGSLQAHEMRINRSSEKNHEKSFQVKDTTTRTGENNGPASRGRGRGGFRSGRGRGRGYGRGRGRNNGHR; encoded by the coding sequence ATGGCAAGTAACGGCAATGCATTGGGTGTGGCACAACCACTCATTCCCGTCTTCAAGGGAGAAAGCTACGAATTCTGGAGTATTTGTATGAAAACTCTACTCAGATCTCAAGATCTTTGGGACTTGGTAGAACGTGGATTTGTCGATCTTGATGAAGAAAATAGGCTGCAAGACAACAAGAAAAAAGATGCTAAGGCGCTGGTGATTATCCAGCAGGCTATTCATGATAGCGTCTTTTCATGGATCGCAGTAGCGACCACATCAAAACAAGGTTGGTCCATTGTACAGAAAGAGTTTCAAGGTGATTCAAAGGTCATTGTGGTGAGACTGCAATCACTTCGGCGTGACTTTGAAAACTTGATGATGAAAAGTGGAGAATCCATTGCTGATTTTTTGTCGAGAGCAACAACAATTGTCAGTCAAATACGATCCTACGACGAGAAGGTTACAGACCAGACCATTGTGGAAAAGGTATTGCGAAGCTTGACTCCAAAATTTGATCATGTAGTTACTGCTATTGAAGAGTCTAAGGATTTATCAAGTTTTTCCTTTGATGAACTGATAGGGTCTCTTCAAGCTCATGAGATGAGAATCAATCGATCTTCAGAGAAGAACCACGAGAAGTCATTCCAAGTGAAAGACACAACCACTAGAACTGGAGAAAATAATGGTCCAGCAAGTAGAGGTCGAGGAAGAGGAGGATTTCGCAGTGGTCGAGGTCGTGGTCGTGGTTATGGAAGAGGCAGAGGAAGGAATAATGGGCACAGGTAG